Proteins encoded by one window of Streptacidiphilus sp. PB12-B1b:
- a CDS encoding sigma-70 family RNA polymerase sigma factor — protein MDQSPAHDAEFVRTLYARYGRSVLGRVLRLVNGDYQRSEDIVQETFLRAWQHRDSLDADRAGPWLHTVAHNLVVSSYRRAQARPPEAPLPDDGLPDGSEAELDRMLERWQLVEAMRVLRPEHREALIEVYYLRRTVAETAEHLGVPPGTVKSRCYYGLRALRNVLEEKGVTSP, from the coding sequence GTGGACCAGTCACCGGCGCACGACGCGGAGTTCGTGCGGACCCTCTACGCACGGTACGGACGCTCCGTGCTCGGGCGGGTGCTGCGCCTGGTCAACGGGGACTACCAGCGGTCGGAGGACATCGTGCAGGAGACCTTCCTGCGCGCCTGGCAGCACCGGGACTCGCTGGACGCCGACCGGGCCGGGCCCTGGCTGCACACCGTCGCGCACAACCTGGTGGTGTCCTCCTACCGCCGGGCGCAGGCCAGGCCGCCGGAGGCGCCGCTGCCGGACGACGGCCTGCCGGACGGCAGCGAGGCGGAGCTGGACCGGATGCTGGAGCGCTGGCAGCTGGTGGAGGCGATGCGGGTGCTCCGCCCGGAGCACCGCGAGGCGCTGATCGAGGTGTACTACCTGCGGCGTACCGTCGCGGAGACCGCGGAGCACCTGGGCGTGCCCCCGGGCACGGTGAAATCCCGCTGCTACTACGGCCTGCGGGCACTGCGCAACGTTCTCGAGGAGAAAGGGGTGACATCCCCATGA
- a CDS encoding ABC transporter ATP-binding protein, translating into MTEPLALPDTPDADSPRPDAAEASADAPADLAADGSPAAAPAADERGHSTVRSLLRIWPYARPVRWYLVASTLCALVASLAGLVIPLVLKQIVDGPIGHHDVAGLWWPSALLLLLGLAEALFFGLRRLSVARPLSNVERTMRADLYARLQRLPVSFHDRWASGQLLSRATSDMYTIRLFLAFPLVFLIVNSMVFVVGIGIMFALDWQLGLIAVVPAMPLIMLCAYFERRYSVAARLAQDQNGDLATIVEESVLGIRILKAFGRHRTMARRFHDQAVLLRGTELHKARLLGNLWAIIVGLPEVALACSLAVGVVQVAHDHTTAGTLVAFLSTALALRWPVESLGWLLAYSNEAATATDRFFEVMDTPAVEADKAPEALEALEAAAAAPGASRDGIRFQDVRFRYPDAPDDSPDLLRGVDLHIRPGETMALVGTTGSGKTTLTALLPRLYDSTSGRITLDGADITDLPRSELRRLVSVAFEEPTLFSASVRENVLMGAPDADEGALQQALDTAQADFVRSLPQGPDTQVGEQGLSLSGGQRQRLALARAVVGSPEFLVLDDPLSALDVHTEALVEQALRRVLADTTALIVAHRPSTVLLADRVALLVDGRIEAVGEHHALLDSCPAYRELMSGDLAAAGTHGGDA; encoded by the coding sequence ATGACTGAGCCGCTCGCCCTGCCCGACACCCCCGACGCCGACTCCCCCCGCCCGGACGCCGCCGAAGCCTCCGCGGACGCTCCCGCTGACCTTGCTGCGGACGGTTCCCCGGCCGCCGCGCCCGCCGCCGACGAGCGCGGGCACTCCACCGTGCGCTCGCTGCTGCGCATCTGGCCCTACGCCCGGCCGGTCCGCTGGTACCTGGTCGCGTCCACCCTCTGCGCGCTGGTCGCCTCGCTCGCCGGGCTGGTCATCCCGCTGGTCCTGAAGCAGATCGTGGACGGCCCGATCGGGCACCACGACGTCGCCGGGCTGTGGTGGCCGTCCGCGCTGCTGCTCCTGCTGGGCCTGGCCGAGGCGCTGTTCTTCGGGCTGCGGCGGCTGTCCGTGGCCCGCCCGTTGTCGAACGTCGAACGCACCATGCGCGCCGACCTGTACGCCCGGCTGCAGCGGCTCCCGGTGAGCTTCCACGACCGCTGGGCCTCCGGGCAGCTGCTGTCCAGGGCGACGTCGGACATGTACACCATCCGGCTGTTCCTCGCCTTCCCGCTGGTCTTCCTGATCGTCAACTCGATGGTGTTCGTGGTCGGGATAGGCATCATGTTCGCGCTGGACTGGCAGCTCGGCCTGATCGCGGTCGTCCCGGCGATGCCGCTGATCATGCTGTGCGCCTACTTCGAGCGCCGCTATTCGGTCGCCGCCCGGCTGGCCCAGGACCAGAACGGCGACCTGGCCACCATCGTCGAGGAGTCCGTGCTGGGCATCCGCATCCTGAAGGCGTTCGGGCGGCACCGGACCATGGCCCGGCGCTTCCACGACCAGGCGGTGCTGCTGCGCGGCACGGAGCTGCACAAGGCCCGGCTGCTGGGCAACCTCTGGGCGATCATCGTCGGCCTGCCCGAGGTCGCCCTGGCCTGCTCGCTGGCGGTCGGCGTGGTGCAGGTCGCCCACGACCACACCACCGCCGGGACGCTGGTGGCCTTCCTGTCCACCGCGCTGGCGCTGCGCTGGCCGGTGGAGTCGCTGGGCTGGCTGCTGGCCTACAGCAACGAGGCGGCGACCGCTACCGACCGCTTCTTCGAGGTGATGGACACCCCCGCCGTCGAGGCGGACAAGGCCCCCGAGGCGCTTGAGGCCCTCGAGGCCGCAGCCGCCGCACCGGGCGCGTCCCGCGACGGCATCCGCTTCCAGGACGTGCGCTTCCGCTACCCGGACGCCCCGGACGACTCCCCGGACCTGCTGCGCGGAGTGGACCTGCACATCAGGCCCGGCGAGACCATGGCCCTGGTCGGCACCACCGGCAGCGGCAAGACCACCCTCACCGCGCTGCTCCCCCGGCTGTACGACAGCACCTCCGGCCGGATCACCCTGGACGGCGCCGACATCACCGACCTGCCCCGGAGCGAGCTGCGCCGCCTGGTGTCGGTGGCCTTCGAGGAGCCCACCCTGTTCTCCGCCTCGGTCCGGGAGAACGTGCTGATGGGCGCCCCGGACGCGGACGAGGGCGCGCTCCAGCAGGCGCTGGACACCGCGCAGGCCGATTTCGTCCGCTCCCTGCCGCAGGGCCCGGACACGCAGGTCGGCGAGCAGGGCCTGAGCCTGTCCGGCGGCCAGCGGCAGCGCCTGGCGCTGGCCCGCGCCGTCGTCGGCTCCCCCGAGTTCCTGGTCCTGGACGACCCGCTGTCCGCGCTGGACGTCCACACCGAGGCCCTGGTCGAGCAGGCGCTGCGGCGCGTCCTCGCCGACACCACCGCGCTGATCGTGGCCCACCGGCCCAGCACGGTGCTGCTCGCCGACCGGGTCGCGCTGCTGGTGGACGGCAGGATCGAGGCCGTGGGCGAGCACCACGCGCTGCTCGACAGCTGCCCGGCCTACCGCGAGCTGATGTCCGGGGACCTCGCCGCCGCCGGCACGCACGGCGGCGACGCATGA
- the glgX gene encoding glycogen debranching protein GlgX, with the protein MAAWQGAEPDGEGRRADAPEPDPARPGPGRPDGPGPADPRRGPRDRSGLHLVPAADPLPEDDPDARSGPALDPVPGLDPGLAPGVPGAPAVRPAPAPPVWPGSWQPLGARFHLGPDGRPGTNFALWAAGAEAVELCLFDEDGQESRHPLAEQHFQTWHGHLPGVLPGQRYGFRVHGRWDPWTGARWNPAKLLLDPYARAVDGGFVLHDAAYGHVRGWPERDVADTVRDNRDSAPYAPKAVVVHDEDDWSDDRRPKTPWADTVLYELHVKGFTRRMPGVPEQLRGTYAGLAHPAAVAHLVRLGVTAVELLPVHQFADEEHLQQRGLSNYWGYNTIAFFAPHGGYAATGTRGQQVTEFKQMVRALHAAGIEVILDVVYNHTAEGGECGPTLSLRGIDNAGYYRLQPHNRRAYADYTGCGNTLDTTQPQVLRLVLDSLRYWVSEMGVDGFRFDLAAALARSPHEVSMVSPFLSAVSQDPLLSRVKLIAEPWDVGLGGYQVGNFPPLWTEWNDRYRDTVRDFWRGAKPDVRELGDRLAGSSDLYRRGGRRPYASVNFVTAHDGFTLRDLVSYNSKHNEDNGEDNRDGSNDNRSWNCGAEGETDSAPVNALRRRQLRNLTATLLLSTGVPMLVAGDEMGRTQGGNNNAYCQDNQVGWIDWSLRDDPRWRSLLQLTARLIRLRREHPVLRQRAFFSGRPVHPGGGLRDLAWFNARGREMTEADWYAPGATLGMFLSGKEMSERDPMGRELSDESFLLVLHAHHRSTRFVLPGSPWAQEYETVVDTALEDQSRAPGTRSPAGQAVTVAGRSLLLLRACDGPG; encoded by the coding sequence ATGGCTGCTTGGCAGGGGGCGGAGCCCGACGGGGAGGGCCGCCGCGCGGACGCCCCGGAGCCCGACCCGGCACGGCCGGGGCCCGGTCGGCCGGACGGGCCCGGCCCGGCCGATCCGAGGCGCGGCCCGCGCGACCGCAGCGGGCTGCACCTGGTCCCGGCGGCGGATCCGCTGCCCGAGGACGACCCGGACGCACGCTCCGGCCCCGCCCTGGACCCGGTCCCCGGCCTCGACCCCGGCCTGGCCCCCGGCGTGCCCGGCGCCCCGGCCGTGCGCCCCGCACCGGCGCCGCCGGTCTGGCCGGGCAGCTGGCAGCCGCTGGGCGCGCGCTTCCACCTCGGCCCGGACGGCCGCCCGGGCACCAACTTCGCGCTGTGGGCGGCGGGCGCGGAGGCCGTCGAGCTGTGCCTGTTCGACGAGGACGGCCAGGAGAGCCGCCATCCGCTGGCGGAGCAGCACTTCCAGACCTGGCACGGCCACCTGCCGGGCGTGCTGCCCGGGCAGCGCTACGGCTTCCGGGTGCACGGCCGCTGGGATCCGTGGACCGGCGCGCGCTGGAACCCGGCCAAGCTGCTGCTCGACCCGTACGCCCGGGCCGTGGACGGCGGCTTCGTCCTGCACGACGCGGCCTACGGGCACGTCCGGGGCTGGCCGGAGCGGGACGTCGCCGACACCGTCCGCGACAACCGCGACTCCGCCCCGTACGCGCCCAAGGCGGTGGTGGTGCACGACGAGGACGACTGGTCCGACGACCGGCGGCCGAAGACCCCGTGGGCCGACACCGTCCTGTACGAGCTGCACGTCAAGGGCTTCACCAGACGGATGCCCGGCGTGCCCGAGCAGCTCCGGGGCACCTACGCCGGGCTGGCGCACCCGGCCGCCGTGGCCCACCTGGTCCGGCTGGGGGTGACCGCGGTGGAGCTGCTGCCGGTGCACCAGTTCGCCGACGAGGAGCACCTGCAGCAGCGGGGCCTGTCGAACTACTGGGGCTACAACACCATCGCCTTCTTCGCCCCGCACGGCGGCTACGCCGCCACCGGCACCCGGGGCCAGCAGGTCACCGAGTTCAAGCAGATGGTGCGGGCGCTGCACGCGGCCGGGATCGAGGTCATCCTGGACGTGGTCTACAACCACACCGCCGAGGGCGGCGAGTGCGGGCCGACGCTGTCGCTGCGCGGCATCGACAACGCCGGCTACTACCGGCTGCAGCCGCACAACCGGCGCGCCTACGCCGACTACACCGGCTGCGGCAACACCCTGGACACCACCCAGCCGCAGGTGCTGCGGCTGGTCCTGGACTCGCTGCGGTACTGGGTCAGCGAGATGGGCGTGGACGGCTTCCGGTTCGACCTGGCGGCGGCCCTGGCCCGCTCCCCGCACGAGGTGTCCATGGTCTCGCCGTTCCTGTCGGCGGTCTCCCAGGACCCGCTGCTGAGCCGGGTCAAGCTGATCGCCGAGCCCTGGGACGTGGGCCTCGGCGGCTACCAGGTCGGCAACTTCCCGCCGCTGTGGACCGAGTGGAACGACCGCTACCGGGACACCGTCCGGGACTTCTGGCGCGGCGCCAAACCGGACGTGCGGGAGCTCGGCGACCGGCTGGCGGGCTCCTCCGACCTGTACCGGCGCGGCGGGCGGCGGCCCTACGCGTCGGTCAACTTCGTCACCGCGCACGACGGCTTCACCCTGCGCGACCTGGTCTCCTACAACTCCAAGCACAACGAGGACAACGGCGAGGACAACCGGGACGGCAGCAACGACAACCGCTCCTGGAACTGCGGCGCCGAGGGCGAGACCGACTCCGCGCCGGTGAACGCGCTGCGGCGGCGGCAGCTGCGCAACCTGACCGCGACCCTGCTGCTCTCCACCGGCGTGCCGATGCTGGTCGCGGGCGACGAGATGGGCCGCACCCAGGGCGGCAACAACAACGCGTACTGCCAGGACAACCAGGTCGGCTGGATCGACTGGTCGCTGCGGGACGACCCGCGCTGGCGCTCGCTGCTCCAGCTGACCGCGCGGCTGATCCGGCTCCGCCGCGAGCACCCGGTGCTGCGCCAGCGCGCGTTCTTCTCCGGCCGCCCGGTCCACCCCGGCGGCGGCCTGCGCGACCTGGCCTGGTTCAACGCGCGCGGCCGGGAGATGACCGAGGCCGACTGGTACGCCCCGGGCGCGACCCTGGGCATGTTCCTGTCCGGCAAGGAGATGTCGGAACGCGATCCGATGGGGCGCGAGCTGAGCGACGAGAGCTTCCTGCTGGTGCTGCACGCGCACCACCGCTCCACCCGCTTCGTGCTGCCCGGCAGCCCCTGGGCACAGGAGTACGAGACGGTCGTGGACACCGCCCTGGAGGACCAGAGCCGAGCCCCGGGGACCCGCTCCCCCGCAGGCCAGGCCGTCACCGTGGCCGGCCGTTCGCTGCTGCTGCTGCGCGCCTGCGACGGGCCGGGGTGA
- a CDS encoding DUF397 domain-containing protein: MSINFDSLNWFKATASGQNGACVEIAHLADGGVALRDSKDRALAPHVYTAQEWDAFLDGARKGEFDRPQP, from the coding sequence ATGAGCATCAACTTCGACTCGCTGAACTGGTTCAAGGCCACCGCCAGCGGCCAGAACGGCGCCTGCGTCGAGATCGCGCACCTCGCGGACGGAGGCGTCGCGCTCCGCGACTCGAAGGACCGGGCACTGGCGCCCCACGTCTACACCGCACAGGAGTGGGACGCGTTCCTCGACGGTGCGCGGAAGGGCGAGTTCGACCGCCCGCAGCCCTAG
- a CDS encoding DUF5753 domain-containing protein — protein MECSTSKISRIETGQGLAKRMEIEKMLDLYRVSDQGAVATIMDIHRRAAETGWWEQDEFEAVFPSGLGVYVGLEYDARLVQSWEIAYVPGLLQTEAYSRAVLSSSRLGRPDEVEQLAEARARRQQRLTAAKDPLELWAVVDESVFLRPIGGVKVMREQIAHLLDMAELPTVNVQVCPLAKGAHLGLLGPFTILEFGPSDPRVVYVEGPSGNLFVERDAQVRRFVGTYSSLQAAALDPLESAALLRHAAKEK, from the coding sequence TTGGAATGCTCCACGTCGAAGATCTCGCGCATCGAAACCGGCCAGGGCCTCGCCAAGCGCATGGAGATCGAGAAGATGCTCGACCTCTACCGGGTGAGCGATCAAGGCGCCGTGGCCACCATCATGGACATCCACCGCCGGGCAGCCGAGACGGGCTGGTGGGAGCAGGACGAGTTCGAGGCGGTGTTCCCCTCGGGGCTGGGCGTGTACGTCGGTCTGGAATACGACGCCAGACTGGTCCAGAGCTGGGAGATCGCCTACGTCCCCGGACTGCTCCAGACCGAGGCCTACTCACGCGCGGTGCTGAGCAGCAGTCGGCTCGGCCGACCCGACGAGGTCGAACAGCTCGCGGAAGCCCGTGCCCGGCGACAGCAGCGCCTCACTGCCGCCAAAGACCCCCTGGAACTCTGGGCCGTGGTCGACGAGTCCGTGTTCCTGCGGCCCATCGGCGGCGTGAAGGTCATGCGCGAGCAGATCGCCCACCTGCTCGACATGGCGGAACTGCCCACAGTGAATGTCCAGGTGTGCCCTTTGGCCAAGGGGGCGCATCTTGGTCTGCTGGGACCGTTCACCATCCTGGAGTTCGGCCCTTCCGATCCGCGTGTCGTCTACGTGGAGGGGCCGTCGGGCAATCTGTTCGTCGAACGGGACGCCCAGGTCCGTCGGTTCGTCGGGACCTACAGTTCGCTACAGGCCGCAGCGCTCGATCCCCTGGAATCAGCGGCCCTGCTGCGGCATGCCGCAAAGGAGAAATAG
- a CDS encoding anti-sigma factor, whose protein sequence is MTTPCRESVALGAYLLGALDPEERRAVQVHLADCPHCRAELLELAPLPGLLRHTAFEELPESAAAAESLSPVRAEPRDEQPVRQRAEPLPADPAPLRHRRPGRGRLVAAGLGLAAAVAGVAVYAAVARDQSPGRAVAAATWHATDSATHVSATAAVTPEVWGTQFQLKLTGLPSGITCRLVVHGSDGRSETAGTWGSGYSASASVPASTSISPSQITDLDIVSGTGTVLVQVPPG, encoded by the coding sequence ATGACGACACCGTGCCGGGAGAGTGTGGCGCTGGGCGCCTACCTGCTCGGGGCCCTGGACCCCGAGGAGCGCAGGGCGGTGCAGGTGCACCTCGCCGACTGCCCGCACTGCCGCGCGGAGCTGCTGGAGCTGGCCCCGCTGCCGGGGCTGCTGCGGCACACCGCCTTCGAGGAGCTGCCGGAGAGCGCGGCCGCCGCCGAGTCGCTCAGCCCCGTCCGTGCGGAGCCCCGGGACGAGCAGCCGGTCCGGCAGCGGGCCGAGCCGCTCCCCGCCGACCCGGCGCCGCTGCGGCACCGCAGGCCGGGCCGGGGCCGCCTGGTCGCCGCGGGGCTCGGGCTGGCGGCGGCCGTCGCCGGGGTGGCGGTGTACGCCGCGGTCGCCCGGGACCAGTCGCCCGGCCGGGCGGTGGCCGCTGCGACCTGGCACGCCACCGACTCGGCCACGCACGTGTCGGCGACGGCCGCGGTGACCCCGGAGGTGTGGGGCACCCAGTTCCAGCTGAAGCTGACCGGGCTGCCGTCCGGCATCACCTGCCGGCTGGTGGTGCACGGCAGCGACGGGCGCAGCGAGACGGCGGGGACCTGGGGCTCCGGCTACTCGGCCTCGGCCTCGGTCCCCGCGTCCACCTCGATCAGCCCCTCGCAGATCACCGATCTGGACATCGTCTCGGGGACCGGCACGGTGCTGGTGCAGGTGCCGCCGGGCTGA
- a CDS encoding metallophosphoesterase family protein yields the protein MSDQTGSSTPDAPQGVDRRSALRLAGVGGALSLAAPALLGNAQAASAAPTAAPGATAPAGSPLLLTRPEVLGAPAVEGLHLTFGADPTSQMSVSWTTDGDVRNPRVRYGTAEGGHGRTVAAETVTYTDGESNRVVYVHHARLTRLDPDTYYTYAAMHDGARPDAGTFRTAPRGRTAFTFTSFGDQAVPITTWQPNGSGGYTAVPSGIASPASADIVAGIEQVDPLFHLLNGDLCYANISPDRLRTWQGFHANNTRSARYRPWMPAAGNHENELKNGPIGFTGYQTRFALPGNGSTDPELQGLWYTFAVGSVQVVVLQNDDVALQDAGDAYVSGYSGGAQRIWLEKTLRQARADTDIDWIVVCMHQVVISSSNANGADLGVREQWGPLFDRYGVDLVVCGHEHDYERSLAVRGTVSGSETLTPNPVSSATDVIDTSAGTVHMVLGGGGNSSPSNEEFFVPAQAKVITAVGAVGSNGKKTPTYVYESAPWVGVRDLDHSYGFAAFTVDPGTHPGATTRIHVTYYTVSQPDGAIAPLETFVLQRPRSDKR from the coding sequence ATGAGCGACCAGACCGGCAGTTCGACCCCGGATGCCCCGCAGGGCGTGGACCGCCGCTCCGCGCTCCGGCTCGCGGGCGTCGGAGGGGCGCTCAGCCTGGCCGCGCCCGCCCTGCTGGGCAATGCGCAGGCCGCCTCCGCCGCGCCGACCGCCGCCCCGGGCGCCACCGCGCCCGCCGGCTCGCCGCTGCTGCTGACCCGCCCCGAGGTGCTCGGCGCGCCCGCCGTCGAGGGCCTGCACCTGACCTTCGGCGCCGACCCGACCAGCCAGATGTCGGTCTCCTGGACCACCGACGGCGACGTCCGCAACCCGCGCGTCCGCTACGGCACCGCCGAGGGCGGCCACGGCCGCACCGTCGCCGCCGAGACCGTCACCTACACCGACGGCGAGAGCAACCGCGTGGTGTACGTCCACCACGCCCGGCTGACCAGGCTCGACCCGGACACCTACTACACCTACGCCGCCATGCACGACGGCGCCCGCCCCGACGCCGGGACCTTCCGCACCGCGCCGCGCGGCCGCACCGCCTTCACCTTCACCAGCTTCGGCGACCAGGCCGTGCCGATCACCACCTGGCAGCCCAACGGCAGCGGCGGCTACACCGCCGTCCCCTCCGGCATCGCCTCCCCGGCCTCCGCCGACATCGTCGCCGGGATCGAGCAGGTGGACCCGCTGTTCCACCTGCTCAACGGCGACCTGTGCTACGCCAACATCAGCCCGGACCGGCTGCGGACCTGGCAGGGCTTCCACGCCAACAACACCCGCTCGGCCCGCTACCGGCCGTGGATGCCCGCCGCCGGCAACCACGAGAACGAGCTGAAGAACGGCCCGATCGGCTTCACCGGCTACCAGACCCGCTTCGCGCTGCCCGGCAACGGCTCGACCGACCCCGAGCTGCAGGGCCTGTGGTACACCTTCGCGGTCGGCTCGGTGCAGGTCGTGGTCCTGCAGAACGACGACGTGGCACTCCAGGACGCGGGCGACGCCTACGTCTCCGGCTACAGCGGCGGCGCGCAGCGGATCTGGCTGGAGAAGACCCTGCGCCAGGCCCGCGCCGACACGGACATCGACTGGATCGTCGTCTGCATGCACCAGGTGGTCATCAGCTCCAGCAACGCCAACGGCGCCGACCTCGGCGTCCGCGAGCAGTGGGGCCCGCTGTTCGACCGCTACGGCGTCGACCTGGTGGTCTGCGGCCACGAGCACGACTACGAGCGCTCGCTGGCGGTGCGCGGCACGGTCTCCGGCAGCGAGACGCTGACGCCCAACCCGGTCTCCAGCGCCACCGACGTCATCGACACCTCCGCCGGGACGGTGCACATGGTGCTCGGCGGCGGCGGCAACTCCTCGCCGTCCAACGAGGAGTTCTTCGTCCCCGCGCAGGCCAAGGTGATCACCGCCGTCGGCGCGGTCGGCAGCAACGGCAAGAAGACGCCCACGTACGTGTACGAGAGCGCGCCCTGGGTCGGCGTGCGCGACCTGGACCACTCCTACGGCTTCGCCGCCTTCACCGTGGACCCGGGCACCCACCCCGGCGCCACCACCCGGATCCACGTCACGTACTACACGGTCAGCCAGCCGGACGGGGCGATCGCGCCGCTGGAGACCTTCGTGCTGCAGCGCCCCCGCAGCGACAAGCGCTGA
- a CDS encoding ABC transporter ATP-binding protein, with product MSDRATLTDRHPSQKETDVDAETLDTVAADPGSPTAGDARTEDPTAPAAAAAVPAAAPENAPPAEGEDIPVPPGAPRALLGSLLGPHRTRVIIAVLMIGLQQAALQVGPLLVSVAIDRAIPALRAHDWGPLIALTSAYLGCAALATLLQRAYIRLSGRINQDILLDMRQRIFRHAQLLSLDFHERYTSGRIISRATSDVDAVRELLNEGMEELLSMALQILYISALLIYLDWRLGLVSIASFIPVMLLQRAYRRRSQGIYRLSRTAAATVIVRFTETMNGIRPVQAFRREEANEAAFGEVNAAYTKSNADSMLSMARFVAGSRATANVWITGMVLWSAYLVSTRSLELGVLAAFVLYLRRLYDPIDQLAMFVNSYQSAAAALEKIAGLLAHEPSVPEASEPTRLPVRPEGAQAGREILFADVDFTYRTGKQVLPRFDLRIPAGQSVAVVGATGAGKSTLAKLLARFYDPSGGRVLLDGVDLRELSTPDLRAGVVMVTQESFLFSGTVADNIAIGRPGAAREEVEAAAKAIGAHGFISELPDGYDTDVRKRGGRISAGQRQLVAFARALLADPSVLILDEATSSLDVPGERAVQEAMRTVLAGRTAVIIAHRLSTVEIADRVLVMEQGRIVEDGTPADLITGTGRFSRLHEAWRDSLV from the coding sequence ATGAGCGACCGAGCCACCCTGACCGACCGACACCCGAGCCAGAAGGAGACCGACGTGGACGCGGAAACGCTGGACACCGTCGCCGCCGACCCCGGGAGTCCCACCGCCGGGGACGCCCGGACCGAGGACCCGACCGCGCCCGCCGCAGCCGCAGCCGTGCCCGCAGCCGCGCCCGAGAATGCCCCGCCGGCCGAGGGCGAGGACATCCCGGTCCCGCCCGGCGCGCCGAGGGCGCTGCTGGGCTCGCTGCTGGGCCCGCACCGCACCCGGGTGATCATCGCCGTCCTCATGATCGGCCTCCAGCAGGCCGCGCTCCAGGTCGGCCCATTGCTGGTGTCGGTCGCCATCGACCGGGCCATCCCGGCCCTGCGCGCCCACGACTGGGGCCCGCTGATCGCGCTCACCTCGGCGTACCTGGGCTGCGCCGCGCTGGCGACGCTGCTGCAGCGCGCGTACATCCGGCTGTCCGGCCGGATCAACCAGGACATCCTGCTCGACATGCGGCAGCGGATCTTCCGTCACGCGCAGCTGCTCAGCCTGGACTTCCACGAGCGGTACACCTCCGGCCGGATCATCTCCCGCGCCACCAGCGACGTCGACGCGGTGCGCGAGCTGCTGAACGAGGGCATGGAGGAGCTGCTGTCCATGGCCCTGCAGATCCTGTACATCAGCGCCCTGCTGATCTACCTGGACTGGCGGCTCGGACTGGTCTCCATCGCCTCGTTCATCCCAGTGATGCTGCTGCAGCGCGCCTACCGGCGCCGCTCCCAGGGCATCTACCGGCTCTCGCGGACGGCGGCGGCCACCGTCATCGTGCGCTTCACCGAGACCATGAACGGCATCCGCCCGGTGCAGGCGTTCCGCCGCGAGGAGGCCAACGAGGCCGCCTTCGGCGAGGTCAACGCCGCCTACACCAAGTCCAACGCGGACAGCATGCTGTCCATGGCGCGGTTCGTGGCCGGCTCGCGGGCCACCGCCAACGTCTGGATCACCGGCATGGTGCTCTGGAGCGCCTACCTGGTCTCGACCCGCTCGCTGGAGCTGGGCGTGCTGGCGGCCTTCGTGCTCTACCTGCGCCGCCTGTACGACCCGATCGACCAGCTGGCGATGTTCGTCAACAGCTACCAGTCGGCCGCCGCCGCCCTGGAGAAGATCGCCGGGCTGCTGGCCCACGAGCCCTCCGTGCCGGAGGCGAGCGAGCCGACGCGGCTGCCCGTCCGGCCCGAGGGTGCGCAGGCCGGCCGCGAGATCCTCTTCGCGGACGTGGACTTCACCTACCGCACCGGCAAGCAGGTGCTGCCCCGCTTCGACCTGCGGATCCCCGCCGGCCAGAGCGTGGCCGTGGTCGGCGCCACCGGCGCGGGCAAGTCCACCCTGGCCAAGCTGCTGGCCCGGTTCTACGACCCGTCCGGCGGCCGGGTGCTGCTGGACGGCGTGGACCTGCGCGAGCTGAGCACCCCGGATCTGCGCGCGGGCGTGGTGATGGTCACCCAGGAGTCCTTCCTGTTCTCCGGGACGGTCGCCGACAACATCGCCATCGGCCGCCCTGGGGCCGCCCGGGAGGAGGTCGAGGCCGCTGCCAAGGCCATCGGCGCGCACGGCTTCATCAGCGAGCTGCCGGACGGCTACGACACCGACGTCCGCAAGCGCGGCGGCCGGATCTCGGCCGGGCAGCGCCAGCTGGTCGCCTTCGCCCGGGCGCTGCTGGCCGACCCGTCGGTGCTGATCCTGGACGAGGCCACCTCCTCCCTGGACGTCCCGGGCGAGCGCGCGGTCCAGGAGGCCATGCGCACCGTCCTGGCCGGCCGCACCGCCGTGATCATCGCCCACCGGCTCTCCACCGTGGAGATCGCCGACCGGGTCCTGGTCATGGAACAGGGCCGCATCGTCGAGGACGGCACCCCCGCCGACCTCATCACCGGCACCGGCCGCTTCAGCCGCCTCCACGAAGCCTGGCGCGACAGCCTGGTCTAG